The Arthrobacter burdickii genomic interval TGCGGCTGCGAACCCGCGGATAGCTGTCAACGAGACAGCCCTTGCCCCGTTGGTGACGACCCTCGAGCAGCCAGGCCCGTTGCAGGTCACCGTCGAGACACTCGCTGGGCCGGACCTGGTGAACACGATCTGTGCATCCACCGCCCCTGAGGTAATCGTCACGGACGGTGCGACCACTGATGATGTGCAGAGGGTAACGGCCCCCGCCGATTCCGAGGTCACCGTGACTCGGGAGAACATCGACCCGCTCGTGACCGGAACCAGCGCGCCCGGACAGCCGATCGTGACGACGAGTACCCGCGGAACCGGTGCCACCTGTTACAACAACCCCGCCACCGCAGAGCAACGGGCCAGCCGCTGCTAGCAGGGAAACAGCGCAACAGGCCTCCCCCGGTGCGGGTAAGCACCGGGGGAGGCCTGTTGCGTGAACGCGTGCTCCGCCCGGGGCTCGTCCCGATTCCTCGGACGGCCCCCGGTCAGGCAGACTGGACCGGTGCCCCGATCCAACCGACCCAGCCGGCCCGGCAGCAGCGCGCGCGGCAAGTGGGCCCCGCCGCCGGACATCGACCTCGAACGGGCACGTGCCGGCCTGCCGCTGCGCGAGTCCGCGCCCGACGGTGAATGGTCGGTCCGGCGGATCACCGAGCGGAACGCGGCCAAGACCTACACGTGCCCCGGCTGCAACTCGGCGATCGTGCCCGGGATCGCGCACCTCGTGGTGTGGCGTGAGGACTCGCTGTTCGGTCCCGAGACGGCGATCGCGGACCGGCGGCACTGGCACGTGAGGTGCTGGCAGACGCGCAGCTTCCGCTACTGAGGCCGGGTCCGGGCTTCGCGCGCGGCCGACCTAGACTGGTGGAATGGCCAGCGATACCCCCGAGTACACCTTCACGACCAGCGACGAAGCGATAGAGATCCGGGCATCGACGGTGCTGCCCGCAGATCGCCGCGACATCGAACTGCTCACTGCGGACGGCCTGACCCTCGTGGGCGAATTCGCGGCACCCGAGGGGCGGACGCCGAAGGCCACCCTCGTGACGCTCCACCCGCTGCCCACGCACGGCGGGTTCATGGACTCCCACGTGTACAGGAAGGCGTCCTTCCGCCTCCCCGCCCTCGCCGACATCGCGGTCCTGCGGTTCAACACGCGCGGCACCTGCTCCCCCCGGGGCTGCAGCGAGGGTACGTTCGACGGCGGTGACGGCGAACGCCTGGACCTCCAGGCGGCGGTCGACTGGGCCGTGGCACAGGGGCTTCACAACATCTGGCTCGTGGGCTGGTCCTTCGGCACCGAGCTGTGCCTCAAGTACGGCGCCCAGGACCCGGTGGCCGAGCTCATCGAAGGGGCCATCCTGCTCTCGCCGCCGCTGCACCGGGCGGGCGACGCCGACCTCGACGCCTGGGGTGCGAGCGGACTTCCCCTGAAGGTACTGGTTCCCGAGTTCGACGACTACCTGGTGCCGGACGACGCAGCGGAACGGTTCTCCCGTGTCCCGCAGGCCGACGTGACGGGGATCGACGGTGCGAAGCACCTCTGGGTGGGGGAGAAGTACGCCGCCCGGGCGCTCAACGAGATCGTGGGCGTCGTGCGCCCCGACGTCGCGCTTCCGCTGCCGTCGCACTGGACGGGACCTGCCGCCGTCGCCCCGTCGCCGCTGAAAGCGGGCTGAGCGGGCTTCGCTGCGGGCGGCCCGAACTCGACTGCGGGCGACGGATCGGTCGTGCTACTGGCCGTCCTGGCGGGCGATGAAGACTTCCTTGAGGAGCAGCATGACGGCGGCCGCCGTCGGGATGGCGATGAGGGCTCCGAGGACGCCGAGCAGGCTTCCGCCGGCGATCACGGCGATGACCGCTACCGCCCCGGGTACGGCGACGGCGCGCTGCATGATGCGCGGGGAGATGAAGTACGCCTCGAACTGCAGGTAGGCGATGTAGGGGATGGCGAACAGGAGCGCCGTATGCCAGCCGACCGTGAGTGCGATCAGGCTGACGAGGACCGCCGCGATCGTTCCGCCGACCAGCGGTATGAATGCCAGCAGCGCGACGACGAACGCCAGCAGCACGGAGAACGGGACGTTCGCGATGGTCATCACGATGAACGCGAAGGTTCCGTTGAGGAGGGCGACGCAGGCCTGGCCGATGACGTACATGCCCACGCTGCGGGTGATCTCCTCCGACAGGACCTCCACGCGGGGCCGGCGCGAGCGGGGGGCGAGCCGGTACGCCCATTTCTTCATCCCCGGCAGTGACGCGAGGAAGTACAGCGCGAGGACCAGGATCACCAAGGTGCCGAACAGGGCGTTCAGGATCACCGTTCCGACGCCGAGCACGCCGCCGAAGATCCCGCCCACCGCCGCGCTGTTGGTGAAGAACCTGTCGATCTCCGAGGTGACGCGGTCCCGCAGTTGGAACTGTGCGTCCAGCCCGGTGAAGAACTCCGAGTTCAGGAAGTCCTGTGCGTAGCCCGGTCCCCGGTCGACGATCTGCGAGGTCTGGCTGACGATCGTCGGGATGAGGAGGGCGAAGAATCCTGCCACGAAGCCGACGAGGATCGAGAGGGACGTGGCGATCCCCACCGGACGCGGTACTCCCTTGGTCTCGAGCCACCGCACGATCGGATCCAGTCCGAGGGCGATGAAGAGCGCCGCTCCGATCCAGACGAGGAGCTGGCCCACATTCGTGATGATGAAGAAGGCGAGAAGGGCGAGGCCCACGCCGACGCTCATCATGAAGCCGAAGTGGATGGGGTGGGACCGCATGGTCCTCGGGTATGCGCCGCCGAACTTCAGGCGTTCGTCGGTGAGCGATACATCGGGATCCACGGCGACGGGAGCGGGCTCGAGTTCCGGGGGGAATTCGAAGCGCGGGCGCGGCTGGGCCGTGGGAAGGGACCTGCGCGCGAGGGAGAAGAGCGAGCGCAGGGCCGACGGCGGAGGTGTCACGATGGTCGGCTGTCCGCCGGTGGACTGCCCGTCGTCGCTGGTCCCGACGGGCTCGGGCCGCGGGAGCGGCTGATCGAGCGGAACGTCCTGGTGGTCTGTCAACGAAGAGCTCTGCTTTCACGTGAGCGGTGCTGCTACCGCTGTTAGGGTCCGACTAGCGAAACCCTAACAGCCGGTGGCAGGGCGGCGAGGTTCTTGACGCGCCGTGCTTCGCGTCGTCCGGACGCAGTCCCCGGAGGCGGCTCCGGGCGCGGCCCCGACGGCCATCGGAACGGAGGCCTCCTCGCGCGGCGGGGCACGCCGGACGAACTTCGTTACCATTGAGGAGCTATTCCTGAGTGTGCTGTGTCGCGGCATCCGCTGCGCCGGCCTCAGAGCGGAAGGGGCCACGTGGTCCGCCGTAACGGACGACGATAGGCAACCAGTGCGCGGAAAGACAGCAATACCGATCATCGTGGCAGGGCTCCTGCTGATGCTCCTCGGCATCGGCCAGCGGACCCTCTGGGCTCCCGCCGAGACGGTGACCGCGAGCGTCGCCCAGGATGTCCGGGCTGCGCCGGTCACCGTGATCGAGCCCGGCGCACGCGACGGTGCGGGCGGATCGGTCGAGGTGACGG includes:
- a CDS encoding alpha/beta hydrolase, with protein sequence MASDTPEYTFTTSDEAIEIRASTVLPADRRDIELLTADGLTLVGEFAAPEGRTPKATLVTLHPLPTHGGFMDSHVYRKASFRLPALADIAVLRFNTRGTCSPRGCSEGTFDGGDGERLDLQAAVDWAVAQGLHNIWLVGWSFGTELCLKYGAQDPVAELIEGAILLSPPLHRAGDADLDAWGASGLPLKVLVPEFDDYLVPDDAAERFSRVPQADVTGIDGAKHLWVGEKYAARALNEIVGVVRPDVALPLPSHWTGPAAVAPSPLKAG
- a CDS encoding AI-2E family transporter — encoded protein: MTDHQDVPLDQPLPRPEPVGTSDDGQSTGGQPTIVTPPPSALRSLFSLARRSLPTAQPRPRFEFPPELEPAPVAVDPDVSLTDERLKFGGAYPRTMRSHPIHFGFMMSVGVGLALLAFFIITNVGQLLVWIGAALFIALGLDPIVRWLETKGVPRPVGIATSLSILVGFVAGFFALLIPTIVSQTSQIVDRGPGYAQDFLNSEFFTGLDAQFQLRDRVTSEIDRFFTNSAAVGGIFGGVLGVGTVILNALFGTLVILVLALYFLASLPGMKKWAYRLAPRSRRPRVEVLSEEITRSVGMYVIGQACVALLNGTFAFIVMTIANVPFSVLLAFVVALLAFIPLVGGTIAAVLVSLIALTVGWHTALLFAIPYIAYLQFEAYFISPRIMQRAVAVPGAVAVIAVIAGGSLLGVLGALIAIPTAAAVMLLLKEVFIARQDGQ